The following coding sequences lie in one Psychrobacter arenosus genomic window:
- a CDS encoding ABC transporter substrate-binding protein, producing MPPDFHKDRLSKFSIVMPTAPLKWATVLICLALTACNNATTAQNITKSDEPPAKSTSETTSASEITTKANKTINIVSPDWGNAATLTAMGHPPIATGDVRVWERWVGNPELPASITDLGIRYQPNAELIAQLPVDMVVDNSFYEHARNLYGEVPAESVMFAAKGEISTWDDYTEPTRKLGTLIDNPKLAEDYIDASQQEIKLARQKLAQRYPKVKKFAVVQFADANNMRMYVANSLFQPALEGMGKELEVLGKGNNWGFTPIRLGDLAKLDKDTCLLIIEPLSPITQAEIKESLIWQRLGYGDTRCLGQLPTIWIYGGMSSLVGLANNLTDVTLKGGDLL from the coding sequence ATGCCTCCTGATTTCCATAAAGATCGACTGTCGAAGTTCTCCATAGTCATGCCTACAGCTCCCTTGAAGTGGGCAACTGTCTTAATCTGTTTGGCCTTAACCGCTTGTAATAATGCAACGACTGCGCAAAACATTACTAAAAGTGATGAGCCACCGGCTAAATCTACCTCAGAAACCACATCTGCCTCAGAAATAACTACCAAAGCTAATAAGACTATAAATATTGTCTCCCCAGATTGGGGCAATGCCGCGACGCTGACGGCAATGGGGCACCCACCGATTGCGACTGGGGATGTCAGAGTGTGGGAGCGCTGGGTAGGTAATCCTGAGCTTCCCGCATCGATTACCGACTTAGGTATTCGTTATCAGCCCAATGCTGAATTGATAGCGCAATTACCCGTAGATATGGTGGTAGATAACTCTTTTTATGAGCACGCGCGGAATTTATATGGGGAGGTACCGGCTGAGTCGGTTATGTTTGCGGCAAAAGGGGAGATTTCGACATGGGATGACTATACCGAACCTACCCGTAAGTTGGGCACATTGATCGACAATCCCAAATTGGCTGAAGACTATATTGATGCAAGTCAGCAGGAGATAAAGCTCGCTCGCCAAAAATTGGCACAGCGTTACCCAAAAGTGAAGAAATTTGCTGTGGTACAGTTTGCGGATGCTAATAATATGCGGATGTATGTGGCCAATAGCCTGTTTCAGCCTGCTTTAGAAGGTATGGGTAAAGAGCTTGAGGTGTTGGGCAAAGGCAATAATTGGGGATTCACACCGATACGACTGGGCGATTTAGCTAAATTGGATAAGGATACCTGCCTATTAATTATTGAGCCCCTGAGCCCTATAACGCAGGCGGAGATTAAAGAGAGTTTGATTTGGCAGCGTTTAGGCTATGGCGATACTCGCTGTCTGGGGCAACTGCCTACCATATGGATTTATGGGGGTATGTCGTCGTTGGTCGGTTTGGCCAATAACTTAACAGATGTGACCCTAAAAGGTGGGGACTTACTATGA
- a CDS encoding ABC transporter ATP-binding protein gives MLRAKQLTVVRQGNTLLDQVSCEIASNQLVALVGHNGSGKSTLIKALAGEMASSRGSVTLDERQISDYGNKELAQQMAYLPQQLPEAAGFTVRELVMLGRYPHQKWLQKPTQLDRDKVTQALQVTQIEAFADRITATLSGGERARAWLAMCLAQDTRYLLLDEPLAALDIHYQIEVIQLIRRLVDEQGLSVVIIVHDINLAAQYADRIIALKNGQVCHNGDIASTMRPEVLRNIFNIDMQLLDHPLTGQPVAVA, from the coding sequence ATGCTACGTGCCAAGCAACTTACTGTCGTCCGTCAAGGAAATACACTGCTAGACCAGGTAAGCTGTGAGATTGCTAGCAACCAACTGGTGGCGCTCGTCGGGCACAATGGCTCGGGCAAATCGACGCTGATTAAAGCCTTGGCCGGCGAGATGGCGAGTAGTAGGGGCAGTGTTACATTGGATGAGCGGCAAATTAGTGATTATGGTAATAAAGAATTGGCGCAGCAAATGGCGTATCTACCGCAGCAACTGCCTGAAGCGGCTGGATTTACCGTACGTGAGCTGGTGATGCTAGGGCGTTATCCGCATCAAAAGTGGCTGCAAAAGCCCACGCAACTGGATAGAGATAAAGTCACGCAAGCGCTACAAGTGACGCAAATCGAAGCTTTTGCTGACCGTATTACGGCCACATTATCCGGAGGGGAACGTGCTCGTGCTTGGTTGGCTATGTGCTTGGCGCAAGATACTAGGTATCTCTTGCTCGATGAGCCGTTGGCAGCACTGGATATACATTATCAAATCGAAGTAATTCAACTGATCCGTCGGTTAGTAGATGAGCAAGGCTTGAGTGTGGTGATTATTGTGCATGATATTAATCTAGCGGCGCAGTATGCCGACCGCATTATCGCGCTAAAAAACGGCCAAGTGTGTCATAACGGGGATATTGCCAGCACGATGCGTCCTGAAGTGCTGCGTAATATTTTTAATATTGATATGCAATTACTGGATCATCCCCTCACAGGTCAGCCTGTCGCAGTCGCTTAA
- a CDS encoding SIP domain-containing protein — protein sequence MNDTTLATNTDHSYDSYTAIDSPELTDIIAHINEEHFDELVGFLRAFTALPSELATNLEDMEVQLTTVYAEGICLQVSEKPLVQGSEGLEEWADKTPQPQKFFIAFAAPITQVDDLQTQYIVLKQRADKKLGKKTIKLTQQKFVVQDRYKVSKNMLRLQLSLAVPPNTANGASTTSDAVLPVTEAGYAYLFDLDHNVITGNNHHSQDKGQNDNSAQNSYPARQHRYYTLRKAWQTSQGWHAWVDVFLHGDTSGGNWAMALQIGDTVMTKREFPEKVAHLQEGQALLIVDETSMPTAARLLELWQNPQPPLVICVMQDSADQSYFDNIQLGSASYDSDNSLNKRIDNPVAQPFTVLPIVTDQTVSGQEAAQLIDTTLNQYLATQPLSIDKVWGALEATTAKTLRGLLKDRLQLSRTEVVVKVYWRHD from the coding sequence ATGAATGATACTACCCTAGCGACTAATACTGACCACTCGTATGATTCATACACTGCGATAGACAGCCCTGAACTTACCGACATTATTGCCCATATTAATGAAGAGCATTTTGATGAACTGGTGGGATTTTTGCGCGCATTTACAGCATTGCCTAGCGAGTTGGCTACCAATTTGGAAGATATGGAAGTGCAGTTGACCACGGTTTATGCGGAAGGTATATGCTTACAAGTCAGCGAAAAACCTCTAGTTCAAGGGTCAGAGGGCTTAGAGGAATGGGCAGATAAAACCCCACAACCCCAGAAATTCTTTATTGCTTTTGCAGCGCCTATTACCCAAGTGGATGATTTGCAAACGCAGTATATTGTGCTCAAACAAAGAGCCGATAAAAAACTGGGTAAAAAAACCATTAAGTTAACTCAGCAAAAGTTTGTCGTGCAAGACCGTTATAAAGTCAGCAAAAACATGCTGCGTCTTCAACTAAGCTTAGCCGTACCTCCTAATACGGCTAATGGAGCAAGTACTACAAGCGATGCCGTACTGCCCGTCACTGAAGCGGGTTATGCTTATTTATTTGATTTAGACCACAATGTGATAACGGGCAATAATCATCATAGCCAAGACAAGGGTCAGAATGATAACAGCGCGCAAAATAGCTACCCTGCACGCCAGCATCGCTATTACACCTTAAGAAAAGCTTGGCAAACCTCGCAGGGCTGGCACGCGTGGGTCGATGTTTTTTTGCATGGTGATACTTCAGGCGGTAACTGGGCTATGGCCTTACAAATCGGCGATACGGTGATGACTAAAAGAGAATTTCCTGAAAAGGTAGCGCATTTGCAAGAGGGTCAAGCCTTACTCATTGTGGATGAGACCTCGATGCCAACAGCCGCACGATTACTCGAGCTCTGGCAAAACCCTCAGCCGCCATTGGTTATCTGTGTGATGCAAGACTCTGCGGATCAAAGTTATTTTGATAATATACAGCTAGGTAGCGCTAGTTATGACAGTGACAACAGCCTTAATAAACGTATCGACAATCCAGTTGCTCAACCTTTCACGGTCTTGCCTATAGTGACTGACCAAACAGTTTCCGGTCAGGAGGCTGCTCAGTTGATCGATACTACCCTAAATCAATACTTAGCGACGCAGCCATTATCTATTGATAAAGTTTGGGGCGCCTTAGAAGCTACCACGGCTAAAACTTTAAGGGGTTTGCTAAAAGATAGATTGCAGCTTAGTCGCACTGAAGTAGTCGTTAAAGTTTATTGGCGACATGATTAG